taaaacttttgggtttggcctaggggtagccgaaccacccctagggCCGGGGGGtggttggggtggccggccaccccctatccagccaccccatatttttttaattattttatttttattttttattattttattttacattttctttttaaaagataaataatattttattatttatttgtaatagGACATGTGACAAATTGGTGGCTGTTGGATAACATTAGATGGTCAGGATTTACAAAAAATTTGGTGGACAATTCCCCAACTATTGGGGGATCCTGATCCAAACTTTTGTTCAACGCACGCCCGCCTGTTGTTAATATTAGAGAGATGAATAAGAGAGTCTCCaagtatataattaattatatgctGGAATATCATTCTAGATCTCCAGCTAGTTGCAATTATAagattactatatatatacggggaaatttaaaacaaaacaagacttCAACAAGATAAGCAGTTGACTTCTAATTAGGGGTGGTTATTTGTGTTCGCGTGTTGGATTTAAATCGTGTCAAGGCATGTGTCTAAGGCAATATAAGTCAATAATAActcaacctatttaattaaatgggtttaTATCGGGTTAATGAGTCACATTAACTTCAAATTGTTAGCTATTATATTGTGTGTTGGGTTTGGGCTGTGTCGATGCATggatataaaactatataaatcaaCCTTAATCTGACCCATTTAAATAAACGAATCAAACTTCTTGTATTAAGTTTGTGTTATATTTAcaaattgtgtcaaaaattaacAACCCTACATACATTGACGGCCCTTGAGGATGGTTAATGGTTATTACCAGAATTGGGAGAAACATCATGATCGGGCTTCGCTCTCAATACTGACCCTAGCTAGCTTGTAGCATATGATGTGAGCTGGTCCTTTTTCCTCTAAAATTAATCTAGAAAGGCATTCAATAATCAATATGTGAGCACATGCAATATTAATACAATGTACATAATATATAACCTAACATTTCTAGAACAGCCATCCATAATTACTTAAATCTTACAATACATTCCAGACCCTACAATCTTAGCCATTCATCTTCCTCCATTTTAAAAGTACTCGATCGTCAGATGTGTTCACCAACGTTCGTAGTCAACATGTTTTGTGGTCcgcttaaaatatattttctggaGCCCTGGCACCCAAGCAACAACCATCCTCCTCTTAGCCCACGCCTATAAATGAACCTTGAAtttggcttcttctttttttctccatgcACACATGCAGATCAAGCTCCCAAGAGTTCTTCCAAGAAAAAGCCGCTTCTTTCTtgttcctcttcctcttctaaAACATGAAGGTAAGCCTGATGATCATTAATATTACACCTACAATGCAAGCATGCAACACAAGCGAATTACTTTATAGGCCTAGAAAACATGCAACAAATTAAAGTTTTGGGCTTAGTAaactaaatagtattttttttaaaaaaaaatttcttaattttaattttttttatgttatgatcCTTATGGAGCAGCAAAAAATGGTTATCAAGGTGCAAATGAACAATGATAGACGCAGAACCAGGGCCATGAAGATTGCCGCAGCAGCATATGGTACCTACAAGCATCAAACTCAAtactttttttagaaaaaaaaaaaaaaaaagggtttgttAATCTTAAAAAGTATAGTAGTCGAGCAAGGTgcacatatataaatatgtttatTCTACGAACAGGTGTGAGCTCGGTGGCAATACAAGGGCCAGAAAAAGATGAGTTGGTGGTGAGTGGGGAAGATATTGACTCGGTTAACTTGACCCGCTCGCTAAGGAGGAAACTTTGCTATGCGGCAATATTGAGCGTGGAAGAAGTGAAGGCAAACGCAGGAACGGCCTCTTCAGCAAGTTTGAGCAATATTTCACAGTTTCCAGCGTATTACCAACCATATCAACCGTTTCCCAAGTACTATGAAGTTGTCCACGAAAATAACTGCTCCATCATGTGATCGATCGTTGACAATTTCTGATTATTTGCAAGTACCCCTTCCCAAAACCTTAATTTGTTTCTGTTGAGTTTTGTGCACTCACCTTGGAGCgtgttaattaatttgaatattctTGTTCCTTTTTAGATTGGTCTTTTGGCCAATGCctgaaataataacaaataagcTACTGTTTTAGCTTATTTCTGGTTCATTATATTGTTTAGAATAATATTGTTGGCTATTGTAATTTCGTTGTGTTTAAATAGCCACGTACAAGGAGGTTCCAGCTCGATCGATCTCTCAAACCAGCTATATAGCTAGAATTATTACATGGTCCGACGAACTTGGAATGCCATTGTTCGATTCAGGGATGGGTTCAACAAATTAAGTATATCACTTTCAAGGCATAATCTCTGgcctaaataattaattatattgcaCATatttgcaacaacaaaaataaataaataaataaaaaataaaaacataagatCGTCCATATATATTCACTTACATGGCTTGAAAGGTAcatttaattatgtatatatatatatatattcttataatccaatatccaacagtTTGAATTTTTGGGAATGTAACTATCAATGTTTTTATAGGACTCCGGTGAACGTAAGATTTTCTAATTTCCCCAAATACCACAACAGGGGAGATGGGAGATGGGAGATGGGTCGGCACAATGAGAGAGTTAAATTTCATTTGtgttggtattattattattattattatttgttaagaatattatttgttatttacttctttaggtattattagtctactaggtttaccttttcttattctactaggtttacctttccttattctactaggtttacctttccttaatctattaggttacttgcctctctataaatagaggcctctgtattcattattaatataagagtcaatacaatgtagtccattgtatgctttcgctctctctctcttctctctctttcttccgcttctaatatattatccaatatatttaacatggtatcaaagccaagtttctgtggccttcaataaacgtcttttctggcattttttttttcttttgaagaatttCAATCTCGTCGCCTTACATCACGCGCCGCCAAATTTTCTGCTGCCTATAGTCTCAAAATCGTGCTAGCCTATAAATCTGGAGCCGCTCAATCTATAGCCGCCGCACACAGCCTCATCACCGCCCAAAGGTGCTGTCGATTTGTTCACATGCCGCCACGTCCGGTGGATTAGACAGGTTGCGGTGCCATTCCATAGATCTTCAGCCGGTAGACTCAATTCCGTCCAGAACGCCGCTAAAGGTTATGGGACGTGCCTCCACGCGCCGCCTCAAGTTCCGGTTGTACCACCACCGCCGCCCCGCCACAGAGGTCCATTCATTTTTATTCCGGCTACCATTAGATAGATCCTCTTCCGGAGATTCCAGAATAGGCGACCGCTTCTCCAGAAACGCTAGAACGCGCCCTCACGCGCCTCTAGAAAATTAGCGCGTCAGATTTACGCGCCTAGGCGTAGTCAAATAATCCGCGCGTGCTCCACACGCGCCACCTCTTCAAcatgccacgtcagccctagccACGTCATCAGGTCCACGTCAGCCCTGTGTGCCACATCAGGACTGCCACATCAGCCCTAATTGCCACGTCATCAATGACACGTCAGCTCTATGCACACGTCAGCCTTATGACACGTCAGCCCGatctgccacgtcagcaccttgACATGGTTGACTTTTGTAGCATTGACTTTGACtattgaccgttgactttgaccactgaaaaagttgaccaggtgttttctactcaatttttcgtcctgatttcaaatttgtggtctatttttgcttttggcatctctatatggcagaaaacaatattattctccaaatttaggcgtttgttttatgtGGTTCAACTTGGTTCATGCTTGTTCAATTCGGTTCCATAGCCTTTTCTTTGGCGCagttcaatccggttcattcttcttgcggtAGACACTCTCAGGTCAGAGCAATCTTTCctcaggtccatgggttttcgggccaaagaagcctctttcaaccggcccacttatgccttgtcaaatgccgccatcaccGGTCACTGCAGCCTCTTCTAGGCCATTGATCCATTActagtgagaattttttttttggtcagacctttcaacggtccaagggttttAGGCAGGaatagcctcttcaaccggccatttTTCTCCTTACTTAGCTCAGCCGACCAAGCGAGACGATCTACTAGTTAGATGAATTAGACTTTACTTCAGCCGACAAGGTGAGacagtccaagggtttcaggcatgattagcctcttcaaccggccctgcttatctcagctgaccaggcgagacggtctactagctagaatttttgggtcagactttagctcagccaatcaggcgagacggtccaagggttacgggccaaacaagccccttttaacCGGCCTTGCTTTTCTCAGTCGACTAGGCAAGCTTCTTCATTAGTAGTaaatggttttcaagtcaaattactaccaagtgaaccaagctccagcttaaatgcattgctcaaattcaggcagaatccaccggtctctaacaacttttatggtgttacttcggcaattgtttcggcacaagcagttttttttttcggcgaattcctttttctttcccttttcgtttatccaaactcaagtttacacattgagtttgaggggggatgttaagaatattatttgttatttacttctttaggtattattagtctactaggtttaccttttcttattctactaggtttacctttccttattctactaggtttacctttccttaatctattaggttacttgcctctctataaatagaggcctctgtattcattattaatataagagtcaatacaatgtagtccattgtatgctttcgctctctctctcttctctctctttcttccgcttctaatatattatccaatatatttaacatatttgacatgtccacatgtATAAGAGCGGGATagaaattcgaactaatgacctccgcttcatgaagcaTGATCCTCAGCTAATTGAGCTACCCTTGGGGACTAGACGATGGTATTTTTAACATTgaataaatgttaaaaatgaagcttttcagtgtatatataaatatgcgAGAGTACTGGAAGATCATGGTACATGCAGTAGTTTGAAATCTTGGACTTTAGATGATCATGTCTACTTTCTGTTTTGGGCGTTGGATCATGTCGAACAAGTACTGTTTGGTCCACGTACGATATATGGAGGATTCCAAATCATTCTCATGTTCACTGCACATAAATAACTATGAacactttttctttaaaaaaaaaaaatcaaacgaaGGAAACGGGGAAGTGGTAACTATGAACACTTGTTGCACGTGTCTACAGAAGTCAACAACAGTGTGGGCCCTTGTCTGACTTGTCATTGTTGTCAACCAGCCACCAGGACTGAcatgttaattatatatatcctaattaagtttaatttgtTTGCTTAGTTTGTTCCTAGAACATTCTTGGGTATGATTACTTAAGAGTACTGTTGCCGAGGACGCATTTTTTCTTAGAATGTACGtaccataacttttttttttttaaaaaaaaaagagaggtgtGGCCGGATTCATTTGCTTTGTAAAAGTTGGTCCTTTAATCATTAACTTtctgtaatatatataagtagCTCTATATTAATGTTTTTCTATTTAGTGATGATGATGAGTAGTCTAATAACAAGAAATCTTCAGGTctgttacatatatattttaaagtgacTTAATTAGAAATCATTGTTTGGGTTCTAGAAAGTAACTGCAAAAAGAACGAGCCCAACAAGTGAAATTcgttcttttttaaaaaaattattatttttgagtACATCTTCATTCAACAACAAAACGAGTtacaagtttaaaaaaaaaaaaaaaccccaaccAGAAGAGACGGGCACTTCAAAGTCCCAAACAAGATCCAGAAGCTAGGCAAAAGTCACTTGGGAATGTAGCTTTTGACAATCGCGACCCATTTTGATGGATAAAACCATCAGGAATAAAAGAACCCCTATAAACTTAGAACTAATCTGACTTCTAAAGAAGACGAACGGACTAAGAGATGACATCTTAGACTAGTCCAACTTCAGAGGAAACTGAATAGACtaagaagaataagaataatGGAAAAAGGATCTCCAACACAGACCAAAGGTCTGAAGCCCAAATAGTTCGGGTTTAACAGAAACTTAGACAACAACagaacataatgaaaataaatgacaaaaagcAGGAAAAATCTAAGACAAAAAAAAGCAGCATCAGAAGCGGAGGCTGAGGCTTGGAAGAGCTCCAGGATGCATGTGAGGGACACATGCCAGTGAAGCTTGCCAAGAGGTTGTTGGGGAACACCAGAAACGACTGGCGGCAGTGAGGAGGGGCAAAAAAATGCCACACATGCTGCCAATTAAGGGCGCAACACGCGCCAGAGAGTGAGATCCACTCTCGGGCGCGTGGGGGATGGATGTTGGCATGGATGGTGGCGGCTAAAAGCTGGGTGGCCCAAGTTCCGGGTGGAGTGGCGCGTTTTTTGGTGTGACTTTCTGAAATCTACagatataattttgaaaaaatccaATCCTAAAACTTCACAAAGTTTGTAGATCAAGGGCAGAGGACCACTATAAGATGTTGAAGCCGGGTGTCTAGCGATGAAAAAAGAGCTGATGGTAATATTGGTCAAAGATTGGACCTCCGAAGAGGTAGATAAAGCCTCCTCAGTGGATAAAACCTCCGAGGAGGCAGATAAAGCCTTTGAAGAGGCGGATAAAACCTCCGAAGAGGCGGTAGCAAGAAGGGGAGAGGGAAAAAGGAAGGGAGAAGTAGGGGAAATGGTTGGGAGGAGGGAGCCGTGATTCCCTCCTCCCTAGCCATAGAGCTTTTTTCTGGATAAGAGagaacaaagtttttctttgagagagagagagagagagagagaaaaaaaaaattccttcatgtTAAATCAACTTCCTATGAGCATAAACTAGTTTTTTTAGCTGAATTTAGTTATTATATATGCCTTATTTTCTTGCTCAAGCCGTCTTTGTAAAATAGAAGTGTTCCCTACAATTGTTAAAGTAAACTTTTATTTACTGTAACAACTTGTaagtaatatttaattatattttctttctttctatttttttaatcttttctttctcccctCTCTCTTTATGGGGAAGATAaggaattgataaaaataataaaataatactaaaaaataatatttaattagagtatataattaaaataaatgttttgtttGAGTGTTTAGTAAAAAACTAGTAgctcaaatgaaaaaaaaaattaaaaaaaaaaaaaattatattttaagtagttaaaatgaaaatccTTGCTGGAAATGCTCTAAGAGCTTAAGTTACTTCAAAGAAAAGTTaaattcactttttaaaatttttatttatgaactattttaattaaaataaggaaTAAAGTAGTGGATTACTTTAATagtttaattgaaatgatggATAAATTGTAACGTTGATTATTATTCtagtttaaatcatttttataataaaaattaaaaatttaattatttaagctaataaaacaAAGAGTGCAGGAGCGAGCACACATGGAGAAAGTTCAAAGCCTGAGTCATTGGCAATATTGATCTACAACTAAAAGTATATACACGTACACCCAAGAGTAGTACTTCTACTATCAACATCACCAGCTAGATTGTGACTCTCTCTACTAGCTAGGTATGTGGAATGTGTTGCAATTGTTGAAGCAAGTTGGAAGATGATCATTTGGTTGTATATCATTATAAATGAATTGGGTAAGAACCTTCACAACATTTGTAACAATATAGAAAAAAGTGTTAGCCATATTTGTAAGGATTAGTTAATTTAGAgtatccaaaaaaattatttatgaagTTCAGTTTTACCTAGTATGTAAGTAATATATGTAAGACTTAAAACTCATGAATATCTTTATAACCACACACTCTAAGTAGGCTTTTTATATTTCCAATATGGTACCAGATATTTTCAAATCTCCAAACTCCAGTAATCTAGATATTTGGGTAGCACACGCATGTGAGAGCCCATGTGCATAGAACCAACTTATACATAAATAAGTGATTAGAcagttcaaaattttatttaaacacATAAGGTAAATTGAGCCATCCACATATCCATAGACGTTCCCCCTTTGAGGTGAGGAAAAATTTGGGGCAGCCATAGTGGGTAGTTATCTTTGGTCAATTTGACCGGATTGAAGTTGGTGAAGGTAATAAGAGTTGAGGTTTGAGtagccataaaaaaaaaaaataataaaaaaaaaaagatcaagagaCATAAATCAATAACGCTAGATCTGATACCATATAAAGTCTGATAATATGAATTGTTGTTGCGTTATCAAACACGGGTAAATGCACTTGTATATATAACGTATTCAATTAGACAAGATAATTACAATAGTGTTTTTGATGAACAATAACACTTAGCTATGATAAGCTTATGtaaatattcaaattaataatattattcaatatttGAATCTAGTTGCAGATTGTTATCTTGCTTTAACGTAGGACTCTTCAATGTGGATACTTctccaacacacacacacacacacatatatatatatatatatatatatatatatatatatgtgctctCTCACTGCACAAATTGCTGGGATTTCAATCCCTCTTCATGGTTTCCGTACAATAATTGACAATACCTTGCCACGATTGTTGAAGATATATTACGTTGGAGGATTCCCTCTATTTGCAATCAACAAGATAGTCGCGCGTCAATAATCTTTTTACAAGTAAATATCTTGAACAGGCATCCTTACCTAATCCTACAATCTTAACCATTCATCTAAATTCCTCCTTTTTGAAAGTACGCGTGACTCACACGACATCCCCagtcaataaataattaaatatagttTTGCTGTCCGCGTAAAATCAACTTTCTGGGAAAACTGGAGCCCAGCCAAGAATCATGCATCCTCCGATCCTCTTATCCCACGCCTACAAATGGACcttccatttatttttctccataCGAAAACCGCTGCTTCCTGCTTAATTATTGCTTCCTCTAAAACATGAAGGTAAATTTTTTACACCAAGAACTCAATAGTACAAGTGATTTCTCAAATTTGATCCCATAATTACACTGTCTTTTTATCTTATATCGTGCAGCAAAAAATAGTTATCAAGGTGCAAATGAGCTGTGAAAAATGCAGAACCAAGGCCATGAAGATTGCCGTAACAGCAGATGGTATACTTCCCATcaaactcaatatatatataatttttaatcgAGTTGATTTTAAGATGTAGAGTACTCGATCGAGCTAGgtacttataaaatatatgtttattctATTTTGCAGGTGTGAGCTCGGTGGCAAAACAAGGGTCAGAAAACGATCAGTTGGTGGTGAGTGGCGAAGGTGTTGACCCGGCTAACTTGACCCGCTCGCTAAGGAAGAAGCTTTGTTATGCCACCATATTGAGCGTCGAAGAAGTGAAggaaaaagtggaagaaaagcCGGAGAAAAAACCGGAAGTTCATAGTTTTAGCCACTTGCCACAGTTTCCAGTGTATTATCAATTACATCAACCAAGTCCCAACTACTATGAAACCGTCTACGATCAGTATCCAGCAGATATCTGCTCCATCTTGTGATCGTACGTTGATTTCCCTCTCCTTCAATCAATCCCCGGCCCCAGCAACCTTTGTTTCTGTTAAGTTTGGGCACTATATATGTTGCTTCTAGTGTCACCTTGGAGCGTacgtgttatatatatatatatatatatatatatatatatatatatatatattcttgttgTTTTTAGATTAAAGGTCTTTCGGCCAATGGCTGAAATAACAAATAAGCTAGTGTTTTAGCAACTGTCTTATATTCTAGTCAGGGCGGCCCAATATATTTGGGGTCTTAgacaaaactttaaaatttggccttttttttaaaaaaaaaataattaaatattaattaaatattatttattttaatattgcagAAGATCTTTACATAATAAGCACTGATTCTGCACTTggtgattttttgtttgaaactaaaattaccattttgcccttactctctgttctttatacttaaattaagtaggattatttttgtctttcaatattTTCGTAGATTGCAAAATAAccgttttaacttttttaaaatgtgaaaagttgaacattttaaccttttgtaAGGGGTTGGATTTCTGCAAAATAACCACAACAGACAAGTATGTGggattctcaattttttttttttcgttcttattttatagagggcctcgatattataaacaaataatattatttttttaaaaaacatattgaCTCTTGAGAGCCTCGTGGCCGTTGTGCAGAAGGcctccatattataaaaaaaataattttgtttttttaaagcatgttgaaggCCTCAAGAgccttgatattataaacaaataataatatattttttaaagcatgttgagaGCCTTAAAAAAGCATGTTGAGGGCctttatgcaaatttttttgaccttattaaaaaatattttgggccttaaattttttttttttgccttaaaaaTCTTGGGCTTTAGGCGCCGGCAACTCGCCTAACGGTTGGGTCAGCCCTGATTCTAGTTAATTCATTGTTtagattaatttgtttaatcatttaaaaaaaataaaagaaagtcaCGTGAAACACTTACAACGTAACGTAGAGTATAAAATGGGTGGGATAAATGATTTCCGACATCTAGCTAATAGCAGCCACGTACACGGGTTCTGGCTTTCCCAAATCAGCTAGAAATACACCAAAACAATATTGGTCCGACGAACTTGGAATGCCAATAATATTGTATGTAATATTGGATTCAGTGATCGATGGGCTTTGCTGGTATTGGCTGAAGAAATTAGTCACTTTCAATACATAATCGTAGGCTtaactatataattatattgcACATATTTACAAAGGGAAAAAGCATTAGTGTAAGAGACAGAGACTTTGAATAAAACAGTAATTCACgttgaaaatataagaaaaaaaatgtacgtACGTAGCCGTATAGACACCCACCATTTACGTCGACCATATTTACTTACATGGTTTGAAAGGAACCTTGAATGATTTAAGATTTTAAggtcatgtaattttttttgaatttgccTTATATATTTTCAGGATATTCTTATAATCTAATGTCCAAAAAACAGGGGAGATGGGAGATGGGAGAAGGGTCGACATAATGAGAAAGAGATATTAGATGAGGAGAGTATTGGACAAAAGACGTAATTCTCTACCAAACAACTTGTCATCTActcaatattaatataaaaaatataaatttttttttaataaaagacaTCAGCACATTTTAAATCAAACCATTACtgcaaaagaaataaagaaagaaaaaaaaaactaattacaaataaaaagaaaaagatacatTTATTGTACAAAAAGAAGagcaaaataaaataggaatattgagaaatgttatatattaagcATTCTCAAGTCTCAATCCCCCCCCAACgttctcttcttttgtttttggatttctaCGTAACATATGGTCAAGTAGTAATCATAATCAAGTGCGTGGGCGTGTTGTAAGGGCCAGACTTCCTCTTTCCAAGCTAGCTGCAGAGGAAGAGGCCCAATTTGAAAGCTTGGACGTCGGAATCGATCAagtcaactttttctttttggagtcAGATCTTGTGTTCTTGTGTAGCCCCATCATTACGTTCGAGGATtcttccaaatcttttcctgcTGCCTGCATGATAAGTAGATCATGTCCCACTTGTATTCGGGTCCTTAACTACCTCTTTAGAAGAAGGTTTATGCGTATTTGAGAGAGGCCATCAACTACTAGTTCCATTGGGTCCGACCCGGATAGCACACCGATGTCTTGATAAGTACAATATTAGCCATTAACTAGTAGTTGCACCGGGTCTGATCTGGAAGAGAGCGAAGACTTTTTATGGGTAGGAGCCGaagcaaaatatttatttattttcacatgTCTGCACTAAGAAATAGAGGGAGAGATTTAAAGTAGTAATCACCGCTTCATGAAGCATAATTTGCAGTCTATTGCGTTACCATTGCGgcgcaaaatattaaaatatatttatatttgaagattttactttttaatttatttattttgatgttCTCTCATAAACTAAAAACTACATTATACtatggctatgtttggcaagaggCCGggctggcactgtagctggaacggcactacAGTGCCAGCCCGGCCTCTTGCCAAACATAACCTATAAGTATTAGTGCATGCCTTCAACAAAACCCAAGAACCAAAACTTAAAACGCAGGAATTAAGATAGTGGATGCCAGCTCATAATCTCGAGCCTTCCTCTGCTGCACGTCAGTCTTGGGAAGTGTGGATTACTTGCTTCAGTTGGACTAACACCTACTTTGAGTTACATGCCCAATTTGCTTGAGTTAAACGCTTAACACATCTCACGCCAGTCCCACTCGGCCAATCACAAGTCTTTCAGGCCAAGCCATGCATTTGTTGCAAGTCTCATATTCTTCTTCATCTACCTCCTTATTATGCCCTCACTTCCTCTCTCACTCCAAAACCTCTCCCCATTTCTCCTCGTTCAAGCCCCCAAAACCCTTCATTAACAACTTCCTCCACATTGCTACTCCTAAAGCCCCAAAGTCACTAGCCCCAGGCTTGGCCTTCTCTGGTAGAGGCCAAACAAAATTTATGAGTAGGACCAATTGATAtttacgcttttttttttttaaaaaaaaaatgaattgggAGGGGGGGCTTGGCCTACGTACACTAGCCACCCAGCTTCGACCCCGGATAGCGCACATAACTAGTGACATTGCTGTTCCAATTTGACCACCATCTGTACCGGTGTTGGTACATTAGATTCGAGTggtaaaaatataaacataaacataaatttagaCCATAGGGGTTATGCGAGTATAATGgtaacccatgactaaaattcatgtcatacgatacaattattttcagtcttttacatgcattcAAAGATAAATACTTAAACAAAGTTTCGTATATTTccaacatttcatattcataaAGTTAAGTTCGCATTGTTACAAATGGTTTTCATGCAAGTAATAAATATGCATGTTTCGTATACCAAAATATTATGCcataaaaaagaagataacCATATCCATGTGAGCTTTATTCACATTGATCGTAGAAATTACATTGAGAACTGTCCTCAAACACTTTTAACAATATTCTCTGTGAAAAACCCTAATGTTAGACGGTTTATTAGACCAAACACCTATCGTAGAAcccaaaaattgacaaaatgggGTGCTAGAATAGGGCAGAATTGATTATGGCTGAGGTATCGATCCTAGGCTGAGGCAAGTTCGATCATGACAGCTTGAGATTTATCTTGGCTGAGTCCAATGTATCCTAACAAGTAACAAGGATGTGATTGATCACAGCTTGTCTCGAACACTCAAGAACTCCGAAAATACCTATTCTAACCCTAAAAAGGCTCTTTAAgggttttgaaatttcaaaatgacCATCTTAGACATCATCCTTAGATATTATCTAAGGCATCATATCTCAAAACCAAGCCTCTGTATTTCAAATAAAGAAACTAATGT
This genomic interval from Corylus avellana chromosome ca3, CavTom2PMs-1.0 contains the following:
- the LOC132176605 gene encoding heavy metal-associated isoprenylated plant protein 47-like, with product MKQKIVIKVQMSCEKCRTKAMKIAVTADGVSSVAKQGSENDQLVVSGEGVDPANLTRSLRKKLCYATILSVEEVKEKVEEKPEKKPEVHSFSHLPQFPVYYQLHQPSPNYYETVYDQYPADICSIL
- the LOC132174621 gene encoding heavy metal-associated isoprenylated plant protein 47-like encodes the protein MVIKVQMNNDRRRTRAMKIAAAAYGVSSVAIQGPEKDELVVSGEDIDSVNLTRSLRRKLCYAAILSVEEVKANAGTASSASLSNISQFPAYYQPYQPFPKYYEVVHENNCSIM